A genomic stretch from Flavobacterium humidisoli includes:
- a CDS encoding alpha-amylase family glycosyl hydrolase: MKKYTFLFLSLVYLIMGCSGSKSVTMNNENTSKTPFVWEGANVYFLLTDRFYNGDTSNDVNFNRTKTPGKLRGFEGGDIIGITKKIESGYFEKLGINAIWLTPIVEQIHDGVDEGTGLSYGFHGYWAKDWTALDPNFGTKEDLANLVKKAHEKGIRIVLDGVINHTGPVTPEDPVWPSDWVRTGVVCDYKSFENTTMCTLVENLPDVKTESTQNVELPPFLIEKWKKEGRYEKEIASLDEFFKRTGYPRSPKYYIIKWLTDYILEFGIDGYRGDTVKHTDENVWADFKKECEYAFETWKKHHPLQVLDQNPFYTIAEVYGYGISGGQDYDFGDRKVNYFQNGFNSMINFEFKWNAAQSDYEGLFSKYSNALNNDLKGYSVLNYMSSHDDGQPFDANRVKSIETANKLLLSPGMSQVYYGDESARSLVVEGTQGDATLRSNMNWDDIQNNPETQKTLLHWQKLGQFRRNHPAVGAGVHKLINPYPYTFSRTFTQGTFTDKVVMGLDLPKGKKELPVGDVFPNGTKLKDTYSGQKTEVIDGKVIIDNDFDIVLLEKI, translated from the coding sequence ATGAAAAAATACACTTTCCTTTTTTTATCTTTAGTATACTTAATAATGGGTTGTTCTGGCTCAAAATCAGTTACAATGAATAACGAAAATACTTCGAAAACACCTTTTGTCTGGGAAGGAGCAAATGTTTATTTTTTACTTACAGATCGTTTTTACAATGGAGACACTTCAAATGATGTCAATTTTAATAGAACCAAAACTCCAGGAAAACTACGTGGATTTGAAGGCGGGGACATCATCGGAATTACAAAAAAAATCGAATCAGGATATTTTGAAAAATTAGGAATCAATGCCATTTGGCTTACGCCGATTGTCGAGCAGATTCACGATGGTGTTGATGAAGGAACCGGACTTAGTTATGGCTTTCACGGTTATTGGGCAAAAGATTGGACAGCCTTAGATCCAAACTTTGGCACAAAAGAAGATTTAGCCAATTTGGTTAAAAAAGCACATGAAAAAGGTATTAGAATAGTTTTAGACGGTGTAATCAATCATACAGGACCAGTAACTCCCGAAGATCCCGTTTGGCCTTCAGACTGGGTTAGAACTGGAGTTGTTTGCGATTATAAATCTTTTGAAAACACTACGATGTGTACTTTGGTGGAAAATCTTCCAGATGTAAAAACTGAAAGTACTCAAAATGTGGAACTGCCACCTTTTTTAATCGAAAAATGGAAAAAAGAAGGCCGTTACGAAAAAGAAATTGCTTCGTTGGACGAATTTTTCAAAAGAACAGGCTATCCAAGAAGTCCGAAATATTATATTATAAAATGGCTGACCGATTATATTCTTGAATTCGGAATTGATGGTTACAGAGGTGATACAGTAAAACATACAGATGAAAACGTTTGGGCCGATTTTAAAAAAGAATGTGAATATGCATTTGAAACTTGGAAAAAACATCATCCTCTACAAGTTTTAGATCAGAATCCGTTTTACACGATCGCCGAAGTTTACGGTTACGGAATCAGCGGTGGTCAGGATTATGATTTTGGAGATCGAAAGGTCAATTATTTCCAAAATGGTTTTAACAGCATGATCAATTTTGAATTTAAATGGAATGCTGCGCAAAGCGATTATGAAGGTTTATTTTCTAAATATTCAAATGCGTTGAACAATGACTTAAAAGGTTATTCGGTTCTTAATTATATGTCATCGCATGACGACGGCCAGCCTTTTGATGCAAATCGAGTAAAAAGCATAGAAACAGCTAATAAATTATTACTTTCCCCGGGAATGTCGCAGGTTTATTATGGAGACGAATCGGCAAGATCTTTAGTTGTTGAAGGCACTCAGGGCGATGCAACTTTACGTTCAAACATGAATTGGGATGATATTCAAAATAATCCTGAAACACAGAAAACACTTTTACACTGGCAAAAATTAGGTCAGTTTAGAAGAAATCATCCTGCCGTTGGAGCTGGTGTTCATAAATTAATTAATCCGTATCCTTATACTTTTTCCAGAACATTTACACAAGGCACTTTTACAGATAAAGTAGTTATGGGATTAGATTTACCAAAAGGAAAAAAAGAACTTCCTGTTGGTGACGTTTTCCCAAACGGAACTAAATTAAAAGACAC
- a CDS encoding glycoside hydrolase family 13 protein — translation MNSLKINHHIFRLILLVLLFSASAKAQIQKVEPPFWYAGMKNSELQIMFYGKNIAQYEASVSNNVVIKNVEKTENPNYLFVTIDTKDVKASELVFSFKNNNKVAFKQKYALKERRANSADRKSYDASDLIYLIMPDRFANGNPKNDSDASLTEKGNRQDPSGRHGGDIEGIIKNLDYISSLGATTIWSTPLCEDNDKQHSYHTYGQSDVYKIDPRYGTNDDYARLSAEMHKKNMKLVMDYVTNHWGITHWMMKDIPTKTWFNQFETFTQTHHRREVITDIHASKIDQEVCVDGWFVPSMPDLNLRNPLVAKYLTQNAIWWIEFANLDGFRVDTYNYSDKTAMAEWAKSITNEYPNFNIVGEIWMHNQANLAFWQKDSKIGAIENYNSNLPSVMDFTLQSQITSAFSEDEPNWDSGLIKFYNNFAMDFLYPNTNNILVFAENHDTDRMNEKFKYDLPKYKLAMTLLATVRGIPQIYYGSEIGMGGDKGKGGDADIRQDFPGGWAGDKNNAFTKEGRTAEQAAYFDFSSKLFNWRKTNQAVHFGKMKHYIPENNTYVYFRYTDAKTVMVVFNNNAKEQVVKTNRFKESIKNFKSGKDVITGKAFDLSSEITLEPKSALVLELE, via the coding sequence ATGAACAGCCTAAAAATAAACCATCATATCTTTAGATTAATACTATTGGTTTTGTTGTTTTCCGCTTCCGCGAAAGCGCAAATCCAAAAAGTAGAACCGCCTTTCTGGTACGCAGGAATGAAAAATTCGGAACTGCAAATTATGTTTTACGGAAAAAATATTGCACAATATGAAGCTTCGGTTTCAAATAATGTTGTGATTAAAAATGTAGAAAAAACAGAAAATCCAAATTACCTTTTCGTAACAATTGATACAAAAGACGTAAAAGCTTCTGAATTGGTTTTCTCATTCAAAAACAATAATAAAGTTGCCTTCAAACAAAAATATGCTCTTAAAGAAAGAAGAGCGAATTCTGCCGACAGAAAAAGTTACGACGCCTCTGATTTAATCTACTTAATCATGCCAGATCGTTTCGCTAACGGAAACCCTAAAAATGACAGCGATGCTTCTTTAACTGAAAAAGGAAACCGTCAAGATCCAAGCGGTCGTCACGGTGGTGATATCGAAGGAATCATTAAAAACTTAGATTACATTTCGTCTTTAGGAGCTACTACAATTTGGAGTACGCCTTTATGCGAAGACAATGACAAACAGCATTCGTATCATACGTACGGTCAATCTGATGTATACAAAATTGACCCACGTTACGGAACAAATGATGATTACGCTCGCTTATCAGCAGAAATGCACAAAAAGAACATGAAGCTGGTTATGGATTATGTTACAAATCACTGGGGAATTACGCACTGGATGATGAAAGATATTCCAACCAAAACTTGGTTCAATCAATTTGAAACGTTCACACAAACACACCACAGACGCGAAGTGATTACAGATATTCACGCTTCAAAAATAGATCAGGAAGTTTGTGTCGATGGCTGGTTTGTACCTTCTATGCCAGACTTAAATCTTAGAAATCCTTTGGTTGCAAAATACTTAACTCAAAACGCAATCTGGTGGATAGAATTTGCTAATCTTGACGGTTTCAGAGTAGATACTTATAACTATTCGGATAAAACGGCAATGGCAGAATGGGCAAAATCAATCACAAATGAATATCCTAATTTTAACATTGTTGGAGAAATCTGGATGCACAATCAGGCGAATTTAGCTTTTTGGCAGAAAGACAGTAAAATTGGTGCGATTGAAAACTATAATTCCAATCTTCCAAGTGTAATGGATTTTACCCTTCAAAGTCAGATTACTTCTGCCTTCAGTGAAGATGAACCAAACTGGGATAGCGGATTGATTAAATTCTATAACAATTTTGCAATGGACTTTTTATATCCAAATACCAATAATATCTTAGTTTTTGCTGAAAATCATGACACGGATCGTATGAATGAAAAATTCAAATATGATTTACCAAAATACAAACTGGCGATGACTTTATTGGCAACCGTTCGTGGAATTCCGCAAATCTATTACGGTTCAGAAATTGGAATGGGCGGTGATAAAGGAAAAGGCGGAGATGCCGATATTCGTCAGGATTTCCCAGGCGGATGGGCTGGCGACAAAAACAACGCTTTCACCAAAGAAGGAAGAACGGCTGAACAAGCAGCTTACTTTGATTTCTCTTCAAAATTATTCAACTGGAGAAAAACAAACCAAGCGGTTCATTTCGGAAAAATGAAGCATTATATTCCAGAAAACAACACTTATGTATATTTCAGATATACCGATGCTAAAACTGTTATGGTAGTTTTCAATAACAATGCAAAAGAGCAAGTTGTGAAAACAAATCGTTTCAAAGAAAGCATCAAAAACTTTAAATCAGGAAAAGATGTTATTACGGGAAAAGCATTTGATTTAAGTTCTGAAATTACTTTAGAACCAAAATCAGCTTTGGTTTTAGAATTGGAATAA
- a CDS encoding glycoside hydrolase family 97 protein, translated as MKNLFFASLILFAFSTVATAQQLKSPEGKFVMEFSLQNDGTPTYNLKYKNKEVVKTSKLGLELKDDKKSLLNDFTVVDTKTATFDETWKPVWGEVDHIRNHYNELAVTLNQKGTDRQIVIRFRLFDDGLGFRYEFPAQKNLTYFVIKEERSQFAMTGDHTAFWIPGDYDTQEYDYTKSKLSEIRGLSQKAYTANVSQKSFSPTGVQTSLMLKTNDGIYINLHEAALIDYSCMHLNLDDKNLVFESWLTPDAKGDKGHMQAPNHSPWRTIIVSDDAREILASKMTYNLNDPSKIENTSWIKPVKYIGVWWEMITGKSSWSYTNDFPTVQLGVSDFAKAKPNGTHGANNANVKKYIDFAAANGFDAVLVEGWNEGWEDWFGHSKDYVFDFLTPYPDFDVKGLHEYAKSKGVKIIMHHETSGSVRNYERHMDAAYKFMNDNGYDAVKSGYVGDILPRGENHYSQWIVNHYQYAIEKAADYKIMVNAHEAVRPTGIARTYPNLIGNEAARGTEYQAFGGSKPNHVTVLPFTRLIGGPMDYTPGIFEMDISKMNPENTSHVNSTIANQLALYVTMYSPLQMAADTPENYNRFPDAFQFIKDVAVDWSESKYIEAEPGDFITVARKAKGTNNWFVGNVNGETPRTSNIDFSFLEKGKKYTATIYADAKDAHYKTNPQAYTIKKIAVTNKSKLSQLSAPGGGYAISIIENK; from the coding sequence ATGAAAAACTTATTTTTCGCAAGTTTAATTTTGTTTGCGTTTAGCACCGTTGCAACAGCGCAGCAATTAAAATCACCCGAAGGCAAGTTCGTAATGGAATTTTCTCTTCAAAACGACGGAACTCCAACGTACAATTTAAAATACAAAAACAAAGAAGTTGTAAAAACCAGTAAATTGGGTCTTGAACTTAAAGATGATAAAAAATCTTTATTAAACGATTTTACTGTAGTTGATACTAAAACTGCAACTTTTGATGAGACTTGGAAACCAGTTTGGGGAGAAGTAGATCACATCAGAAATCATTATAACGAATTGGCTGTTACTTTAAATCAAAAAGGAACAGACAGACAAATCGTAATTCGTTTCCGTTTATTCGATGACGGTTTAGGATTTAGATATGAATTCCCAGCGCAAAAGAATCTAACTTATTTTGTAATTAAAGAAGAAAGGTCTCAATTTGCAATGACTGGAGATCATACGGCTTTCTGGATTCCAGGAGATTACGATACTCAGGAATATGATTATACAAAATCTAAATTATCTGAAATTAGAGGTCTATCTCAAAAAGCATATACAGCAAACGTTTCTCAAAAGTCTTTTTCACCAACAGGGGTTCAGACTTCTTTGATGCTAAAAACTAATGATGGAATTTACATCAACTTACACGAAGCGGCTTTGATTGACTATTCTTGTATGCACTTGAATCTAGACGATAAAAACCTAGTTTTCGAATCTTGGTTAACTCCAGATGCAAAAGGCGATAAAGGTCATATGCAAGCGCCAAATCATTCACCTTGGAGAACGATTATCGTAAGCGATGACGCTAGAGAAATCTTAGCTTCAAAAATGACGTATAACTTAAACGATCCATCAAAAATTGAGAATACTTCTTGGATTAAACCCGTAAAATACATCGGTGTTTGGTGGGAAATGATTACAGGAAAAAGCTCTTGGTCATACACAAATGACTTCCCAACTGTTCAATTAGGCGTTTCTGATTTCGCGAAAGCAAAACCAAACGGAACACACGGAGCAAACAATGCTAACGTAAAAAAATACATTGATTTTGCTGCTGCAAATGGTTTCGATGCTGTTTTGGTTGAAGGTTGGAACGAAGGGTGGGAAGACTGGTTTGGGCACTCTAAAGATTATGTTTTTGATTTCTTGACTCCTTACCCAGATTTCGATGTAAAAGGTTTACATGAATATGCAAAATCTAAAGGTGTAAAAATCATCATGCATCACGAAACTTCTGGGTCTGTTCGTAACTACGAGCGCCATATGGATGCGGCTTACAAATTCATGAACGATAACGGATACGATGCTGTAAAAAGCGGTTATGTTGGAGATATTTTACCTCGCGGTGAAAACCACTACAGCCAATGGATTGTAAACCATTACCAATACGCAATCGAAAAAGCAGCTGATTATAAAATTATGGTGAACGCGCACGAAGCAGTTCGCCCAACAGGAATTGCAAGAACGTATCCAAACTTAATTGGAAATGAAGCTGCAAGAGGAACAGAATATCAAGCTTTTGGAGGTTCTAAACCAAATCACGTTACGGTTTTACCTTTTACACGTTTAATTGGAGGTCCAATGGATTACACGCCTGGAATCTTCGAAATGGATATCAGCAAAATGAATCCTGAAAACACATCTCATGTAAATAGTACCATTGCCAACCAATTGGCATTATATGTTACCATGTACAGCCCATTGCAAATGGCGGCAGATACTCCAGAAAATTACAACCGTTTTCCAGATGCATTCCAATTCATTAAAGATGTAGCGGTAGACTGGTCAGAAAGTAAATACATCGAGGCTGAGCCTGGAGATTTCATTACCGTTGCCCGTAAAGCAAAAGGAACAAACAATTGGTTCGTTGGAAACGTAAATGGAGAAACTCCTCGTACTTCAAACATCGATTTCAGTTTCCTTGAAAAAGGTAAAAAATACACGGCAACAATTTATGCTGATGCAAAAGATGCGCATTACAAAACTAATCCGCAAGCTTATACGATCAAGAAAATTGCTGTAACAAACAAATCAAAATTATCGCAGCTTTCTGCTCCTGGAGGAGGATATGCGATAAGTATTATTGAAAACAAATAA
- a CDS encoding glycoside hydrolase family 65 protein has protein sequence MNQDYIKPDNWSIIEEGFDAERVKSSESLFSIGNGAMGQRANFEETYSAETFQGSYIAGIYYPDKTKVGWWKNGYPKYFAKVLNAPNWIGIDIEINEENLDLNTCTEVRNFRRELNMKEGWYNRSFEAVLKNGTEIAVNVRRFLSLDLDEAGIIKYDITPLNKDAKIVYKPYIDAGVTNEDANWEEKFWEPLEVKKGTNEAFVTAQTFKTHFKVTTFMHNTILANGENINVSPSTIDSTTDKVQYTYGTIIAKGQTSTIQKIGGYTVSLNHENTLAGAEKVIKSAVALGYDALLQNQIEAWAKIWEMSDITIEGDVKAQQGIRFNIFQLNQTYSGKDSRLNIGPKGFTGEKYGGSTYWDTEAYCIPFYMATKDQQVARNLLTYRYNQLDKAIENAKDNLGFKNGAALYPMVTMNGEECHNEWEITHEEIHRNGAIAFAIYNYNRYTGDYSYIPEKGLEVLIGIARFWHQRASFSKDKNQYVILGVTGPNEYENNINNNFYTNYIAKWCIDFAAEQIEKVASEYPADHKRILEKVSLSANEIQEWKKVADDMYFPISEELGIYLQQDGFLDKDLVPVKDLDKSQRPINQKWSWDRVLRSPYIKQADVLQGFYFFEDHFSKEELKRNFEFYESFTVHESSLSPCVHSIQAAALDKMDMAYTFYLRTSRLDLDDYNKEVEEGCHITSMAGTWMSIVEGFGGMRVKNDQLHFSPKIPKEWKGYSFKINFRNQILKVAVNHNETTFTVDGDQDLTIVVNGNPVIASKFVQIN, from the coding sequence ATGAATCAAGATTATATAAAACCAGACAATTGGTCTATCATTGAAGAAGGATTTGATGCCGAAAGAGTTAAATCGTCTGAGAGTCTTTTCAGTATCGGAAACGGCGCAATGGGACAACGCGCCAATTTTGAAGAAACCTATTCAGCAGAAACTTTTCAAGGAAGTTATATCGCTGGAATCTATTATCCAGACAAAACAAAAGTGGGCTGGTGGAAAAACGGTTATCCGAAATATTTTGCCAAAGTATTAAATGCTCCAAACTGGATTGGAATTGACATTGAAATCAACGAAGAAAATCTTGATTTAAACACTTGCACCGAAGTTAGAAATTTCCGCAGAGAATTGAATATGAAAGAAGGATGGTACAATCGCTCTTTTGAAGCTGTTCTAAAAAACGGAACTGAAATTGCGGTAAATGTTCGTCGTTTTCTTTCATTAGATTTAGACGAAGCTGGAATTATCAAATACGATATCACACCTTTAAACAAAGATGCAAAAATCGTTTACAAACCTTATATTGACGCAGGTGTAACCAATGAGGATGCCAACTGGGAAGAAAAATTTTGGGAACCTCTTGAAGTTAAAAAAGGCACAAACGAAGCTTTTGTAACGGCTCAGACTTTCAAGACGCATTTTAAGGTTACTACTTTTATGCACAATACGATTTTGGCAAATGGAGAAAATATTAATGTTTCGCCGTCAACAATCGATTCAACTACAGATAAAGTTCAGTACACTTACGGAACCATTATTGCAAAAGGACAAACCTCAACCATTCAAAAAATTGGAGGTTATACCGTTTCTTTAAATCATGAAAACACTTTAGCTGGAGCCGAAAAAGTAATTAAATCTGCTGTTGCTTTAGGATACGATGCTTTACTTCAAAATCAAATTGAGGCTTGGGCAAAAATCTGGGAAATGTCAGATATTACGATTGAAGGTGATGTTAAGGCACAACAAGGAATTCGTTTCAACATTTTCCAATTAAACCAAACTTATTCAGGAAAAGATTCTCGTTTGAATATTGGACCAAAAGGTTTTACGGGAGAAAAATACGGAGGATCTACTTATTGGGATACTGAAGCTTATTGTATTCCGTTTTACATGGCGACAAAAGATCAGCAGGTTGCTCGAAACTTATTGACATATCGTTACAATCAATTAGACAAAGCAATAGAAAACGCTAAGGATAATCTAGGTTTCAAAAACGGTGCTGCTTTGTATCCAATGGTTACCATGAACGGTGAAGAATGCCACAACGAATGGGAAATCACACACGAGGAAATCCATAGAAATGGGGCGATTGCTTTTGCGATTTACAACTATAACCGTTATACAGGAGATTACTCTTATATTCCAGAAAAAGGTTTAGAAGTTTTAATCGGAATTGCGCGTTTTTGGCACCAGAGAGCTTCTTTTTCTAAAGATAAAAACCAGTACGTAATTCTTGGTGTTACAGGACCAAACGAATACGAAAACAACATCAATAATAATTTCTACACCAATTATATTGCAAAATGGTGTATTGATTTTGCTGCTGAACAAATTGAAAAAGTAGCTTCAGAATATCCTGCAGATCACAAACGCATTTTAGAAAAAGTAAGCCTTTCGGCGAATGAAATTCAGGAATGGAAAAAAGTAGCCGATGACATGTATTTCCCAATTTCAGAAGAACTTGGAATTTATTTACAGCAAGACGGCTTCTTAGACAAAGATCTAGTTCCAGTAAAAGATTTAGATAAATCACAGCGTCCTATTAACCAAAAATGGTCTTGGGATCGTGTGTTGCGTTCACCATATATTAAACAAGCCGATGTTTTACAAGGTTTCTATTTCTTCGAAGATCATTTCTCTAAAGAAGAATTAAAACGCAACTTCGAATTCTACGAATCATTTACAGTTCACGAAAGTTCGCTTTCTCCTTGTGTTCACTCGATTCAGGCTGCAGCTTTAGATAAAATGGATATGGCATATACGTTTTATTTAAGAACTTCTCGTTTGGATTTGGATGATTATAATAAAGAAGTCGAAGAAGGCTGTCACATCACGTCGATGGCTGGAACTTGGATGAGCATTGTAGAAGGTTTTGGCGGAATGCGTGTGAAAAATGACCAATTGCATTTCTCTCCAAAAATCCCAAAAGAATGGAAAGGCTATTCTTTTAAAATTAATTTCAGAAATCAAATTTTAAAAGTAGCTGTAAATCATAACGAAACAACATTTACTGTAGACGGCGATCAAGATTTAACAATTGTAGTTAATGGAAATCCTGTAATTGCAAGTAAATTTGTACAAATAAATTAA
- the pgmB gene encoding beta-phosphoglucomutase — MNRKAFIFDLDGVIVDTAKYHFLAWQKIAKSLNINFTHEDNELLKGVSRVRSLDIILGLGNVQASQEDKDKWLIQKNEDYLSYLVDMDESEVLPGVLKILKLLKDKNQGIALGSASKNARPILEKTGVLSYFDVIVDGNDVSNAKPDPEVFLKAAQLLNIDPKNAIVFEDSVAGIQAANIAEMVSVGIGEETILHEADYIFKDFTQIETSFIEELIG, encoded by the coding sequence ATGAATAGAAAAGCATTCATATTCGACCTTGACGGTGTAATAGTTGATACTGCTAAATACCACTTTTTAGCTTGGCAGAAAATTGCCAAATCGTTAAACATAAATTTTACACATGAAGACAACGAACTGTTAAAAGGCGTAAGCCGAGTTCGTTCGTTGGATATTATACTTGGATTAGGAAATGTTCAGGCTTCTCAAGAAGACAAAGACAAATGGCTGATTCAAAAAAATGAAGATTATTTATCTTATTTAGTTGACATGGATGAAAGTGAGGTTCTTCCAGGAGTTTTAAAAATTCTAAAACTATTAAAAGATAAAAATCAAGGAATTGCACTGGGTTCTGCCAGCAAAAATGCAAGACCTATTTTAGAAAAAACAGGCGTTCTATCTTACTTCGATGTTATTGTTGACGGAAATGATGTCAGCAATGCAAAACCAGACCCTGAAGTATTCTTAAAAGCGGCTCAATTACTAAATATTGATCCAAAAAACGCAATTGTATTTGAAGATTCTGTTGCCGGAATTCAGGCAGCAAATATTGCAGAAATGGTAAGTGTGGGAATTGGTGAGGAAACAATTTTACATGAAGCTGACTATATTTTTAAAGATTTTACCCAAATCGAAACAAGCTTTATTGAAGAGTTAATTGGATAA
- a CDS encoding MFS transporter, whose translation MEKRKLSFWEIWNMSFGFLGIQMGFALQNANASRILQIFGADVHELSWFWIIAPLMGLIVQPIIGHYSDKTWGKFGRRKPFFLVGAVLASVGLILMPQANIFISVLPALWVGAGMLMIMDASFNIAMEPFRALVGDNLRTDQRTAGFSIQTSLIGFGAVIGSALPYILTKYFGVPNSTVPGSVPLNLTLSFIIGAAVLIGSILVTLFTTKEYSPEELAKFEDPQNDAISDSEEKSKITDIFTDFAKMPTTMRQLSWVQFFSWFGLFGMWVFTTPAIAHHIYGLPLEDTSSQQYQDAGDWVGILFGVYNLVSAIVALFFLPYIAKKIGRKATHSLSLIIGGIGLISIYFMPNEDWVVLPMVLIGVAWASILAMPYAILAGSITPKKMGVYMGIFNFFVVIPQIVNALIGGPIVKYLYNGDAIYALVTSGVSFLIAAALVSKVKDVDDITQKS comes from the coding sequence ATGGAAAAGCGTAAATTAAGTTTCTGGGAAATCTGGAACATGAGTTTCGGTTTCTTAGGAATCCAAATGGGGTTTGCACTTCAAAATGCAAATGCCAGCAGAATTCTTCAAATCTTTGGTGCAGACGTACATGAACTTTCTTGGTTCTGGATTATTGCTCCTCTTATGGGATTAATAGTACAGCCAATTATAGGTCATTATAGCGACAAAACTTGGGGGAAATTCGGCAGACGAAAACCTTTCTTTTTAGTAGGAGCCGTTTTAGCTTCTGTGGGATTAATTTTAATGCCGCAAGCTAACATTTTCATTTCTGTATTACCTGCTTTATGGGTTGGAGCAGGAATGTTAATGATAATGGATGCCTCTTTCAACATTGCAATGGAACCTTTCAGAGCGCTTGTTGGAGACAATTTAAGAACAGATCAGCGTACTGCAGGATTTAGCATTCAAACTTCTTTAATTGGTTTTGGAGCCGTAATTGGTTCTGCATTGCCCTACATTTTGACCAAGTATTTTGGTGTACCAAACAGCACAGTTCCGGGAAGCGTACCGTTAAATCTAACCTTGTCATTCATTATTGGTGCGGCAGTTTTAATCGGTTCCATCTTAGTAACTTTATTTACAACCAAAGAATATTCGCCAGAAGAATTGGCAAAATTTGAAGATCCGCAAAATGATGCGATTTCTGATTCTGAGGAAAAATCAAAAATCACAGACATCTTTACCGATTTTGCAAAAATGCCAACTACCATGCGCCAGCTTAGCTGGGTACAATTCTTTTCGTGGTTTGGATTATTTGGAATGTGGGTTTTTACAACTCCAGCAATTGCGCACCATATTTACGGTCTGCCGTTAGAAGACACTTCTAGCCAGCAATATCAAGATGCTGGAGATTGGGTCGGAATTCTATTTGGTGTTTACAACTTAGTTTCTGCTATTGTTGCATTGTTTTTCCTTCCGTACATCGCTAAAAAAATTGGCCGAAAAGCAACACACTCACTTTCGTTAATAATTGGAGGGATAGGTTTAATCTCTATTTATTTCATGCCAAACGAAGACTGGGTGGTATTGCCAATGGTTTTAATTGGAGTTGCTTGGGCAAGTATTCTAGCGATGCCTTATGCGATTCTTGCAGGATCTATTACACCTAAAAAAATGGGTGTTTACATGGGAATCTTTAACTTCTTTGTTGTTATTCCACAAATTGTAAATGCATTAATTGGAGGTCCAATTGTAAAATATCTTTATAACGGAGATGCCATTTATGCCCTAGTCACAAGCGGAGTTAGTTTTCTAATTGCTGCGGCTTTAGTTTCTAAAGTAAAAGATGTAGACGACATTACTCAAAAATCATAA
- a CDS encoding LacI family DNA-binding transcriptional regulator has translation MKRKITLKQIAKELDVSISTVSKSLRNSLEIGEETRLKVQAFAKFYNYKPNNIALSLKNRKTKSIGIIIPEIVHYFFSTVINGVEQVANEYGYSVVICVSDDSFDKEVLNMEMLANGSIDGFIMSLSKETQFKGDFHHITEVINQGMPVVMFDRVTNDILCDKVIIDDKAAAYEAVQSLIDNGRKKIALVTTVDYVSVGKLRTDGYEKALLDNGLPFNEDLIIKIEDVDTCEITISQLLHDRAFDAVFAVNELFAVTIIKTANKMGLKVPEDLAVIAFTDGIISKYSTPTITTVSQSGEKMGNKAAKMLIERLEAEEDDDEEHTENYTTEVIETHLIERESTD, from the coding sequence ATGAAACGCAAAATAACCCTAAAACAGATTGCAAAGGAACTTGATGTATCCATTTCAACTGTCTCAAAATCACTTAGAAACAGTCTAGAAATTGGCGAAGAAACACGATTAAAAGTGCAGGCTTTTGCGAAGTTTTACAACTATAAACCCAACAATATTGCTCTTAGTTTAAAAAACCGAAAAACCAAGAGTATCGGGATTATTATTCCAGAAATTGTACACTACTTTTTCTCTACTGTCATCAACGGAGTGGAGCAAGTAGCAAACGAATACGGATACAGCGTAGTTATCTGCGTATCAGATGATTCATTCGACAAAGAAGTCTTAAACATGGAGATGTTGGCCAACGGAAGTATCGATGGTTTTATCATGTCTCTTTCGAAAGAAACACAATTTAAAGGCGACTTTCATCATATTACCGAAGTGATCAACCAAGGTATGCCTGTTGTTATGTTCGACCGCGTAACTAATGACATTCTTTGTGATAAAGTTATTATTGATGATAAAGCTGCAGCTTATGAAGCTGTTCAGAGCTTAATTGATAATGGACGTAAAAAAATCGCTTTGGTAACCACAGTTGATTATGTGAGTGTTGGAAAACTCAGAACCGATGGTTACGAAAAAGCATTATTAGACAACGGATTACCATTTAATGAAGATTTAATTATAAAAATTGAAGATGTAGATACTTGCGAAATTACAATCAGCCAGCTTTTACATGACAGAGCTTTCGACGCAGTTTTTGCTGTAAATGAGCTTTTTGCCGTGACAATTATTAAAACAGCCAACAAAATGGGATTAAAAGTTCCCGAAGATTTAGCTGTTATCGCATTTACTGATGGAATTATTTCAAAATATTCTACTCCAACTATCACGACAGTAAGTCAGAGTGGAGAAAAAATGGGTAACAAAGCAGCCAAAATGCTTATTGAGAGACTAGAAGCAGAAGAAGATGACGATGAAGAACATACCGAAAATTACACTACAGAGGTTATTGAAACTCACTTAATAGAACGAGAATCTACTGACTAA